In the genome of Deinococcus sp. KSM4-11, one region contains:
- a CDS encoding DUF808 domain-containing protein — MSGGLVALLDDVAAIARLAAASVDDIGAAAGRASMKAVGVVVDDTAVTPRYVTGFSPDRELPIIWRIARGSLRNKVVFILPAALLLSQFLPGAITPILMLGGAYLCFEGAEKVYEAVAGGPHHAAPEEETATLSSTQHEGQMVSGAIRTDFILSAEIMALSLSEVADEPLLSRTLILIVVAVLITALVYGVVGLIVKMDDLGLKLARSGTGAARALGRGLVRDMPAVLAALSVIGTAAMLWVGGHILLVGLEEFGVGGPYHALHDVSVAAGHAVPALEGLLEWLVETLGSAIVGVIVGGIIVALMHLRPGQKAAH, encoded by the coding sequence GTGAGCGGCGGTCTGGTCGCCCTGCTCGACGACGTGGCTGCCATCGCGCGGCTCGCGGCGGCCTCCGTGGATGATATCGGTGCAGCCGCCGGCCGGGCCAGCATGAAAGCCGTCGGGGTCGTGGTCGATGACACGGCCGTCACACCCCGCTACGTCACCGGCTTCAGCCCGGATCGGGAACTGCCGATCATCTGGCGAATTGCGCGCGGCTCGCTGCGGAACAAGGTGGTGTTTATCCTGCCGGCGGCGCTCCTGCTCAGCCAGTTCCTGCCAGGGGCCATCACGCCGATCCTGATGCTGGGCGGCGCGTATCTTTGTTTCGAGGGGGCCGAGAAGGTCTACGAGGCGGTAGCTGGCGGCCCTCACCATGCGGCCCCGGAGGAGGAGACCGCCACGCTCTCCAGCACCCAGCACGAGGGGCAGATGGTCTCGGGCGCGATCCGCACGGACTTCATCCTGTCGGCCGAGATCATGGCCCTCTCGCTCTCGGAGGTGGCTGACGAGCCGTTGCTGTCGCGCACCCTGATCCTGATCGTGGTGGCCGTGCTGATCACCGCGCTCGTGTACGGCGTGGTCGGATTGATCGTCAAAATGGACGACCTCGGCCTGAAGCTCGCCCGCAGCGGCACCGGCGCGGCCCGTGCGCTCGGCCGGGGGCTGGTGCGGGACATGCCGGCCGTCCTGGCGGCCCTCTCGGTGATCGGCACCGCCGCCATGCTGTGGGTCGGCGGGCACATCCTACTGGTGGGGCTGGAAGAATTCGGCGTGGGCGGCCCCTACCACGCGCTGCACGACGTCTCCGTTGCCGCCGGACATGCCGTGCCCGCGCTGGAAGGCCTGCTGGAATGGCTGGTCGAGACGCTGGGTTCCGCCATCGTGGGCGTGATCGTGGGCGGAATCATCGTCGCGCTGATGCACCTGCGACCGGGGCAGAAAGCGGCACACTGA
- a CDS encoding 2,3-bisphosphoglycerate-independent phosphoglycerate mutase, with the protein MSDLLDTIRDLAKKTDSKILMVVLDGIGGLPLTLDGDTELATANTPNLDALARESQLGQVELVGAGITPGSGPGHLSLFGYDPLHYVVGRGALSAVGIGVKLGAGDVAVRGNFATLGANRIVDDRRAGRPSDEKNAEIVTKLRGAISDIDGTPVEIYTESEHRFVVVFRANGGPALGANLSDVDPQATGVQPMTAQAHDDASKKTADLVNAFVQRAEAALQGEPQVNGVLFRGYSDVPHFPSFDDAYQLRAACIASYPMYKGLASLVGMDVLPVEGHEDALEGKVKALTDNWSRYDFFYFHVKKTDSTGEDGDFPEKVHKIEIFDDLLPQLLALKPDVIAIVGDHSTPSKLATHSWHPVPLLIRSEYGRKDAAARYTEEEAQKGSLGLRRGTDVMPLLMANALKLNKYGA; encoded by the coding sequence ATGAGCGACCTTCTGGACACCATCCGCGACCTGGCCAAGAAGACCGACAGCAAGATCCTGATGGTCGTGCTGGACGGGATCGGCGGCCTGCCCCTAACCCTGGACGGCGATACCGAACTCGCCACTGCGAACACCCCCAACCTGGACGCCCTGGCGCGCGAGTCTCAGCTCGGGCAGGTCGAACTGGTCGGCGCGGGCATCACGCCCGGCAGCGGCCCCGGCCACCTGAGCCTGTTCGGGTACGATCCCCTGCATTACGTGGTGGGACGCGGGGCGCTGTCGGCCGTCGGGATCGGCGTAAAACTCGGCGCGGGTGACGTCGCCGTACGCGGCAATTTCGCCACCCTGGGCGCCAACCGCATCGTGGATGACCGCCGCGCGGGCCGTCCCAGCGACGAGAAGAACGCCGAGATCGTCACGAAACTCAGGGGCGCGATCAGCGACATCGACGGCACCCCAGTCGAGATCTACACGGAAAGCGAACACCGTTTCGTGGTCGTGTTCCGCGCGAACGGCGGCCCGGCCCTCGGCGCGAACCTCAGCGACGTGGATCCGCAGGCGACCGGCGTGCAGCCCATGACGGCCCAGGCGCATGACGACGCCAGCAAGAAGACGGCCGATCTCGTCAACGCTTTCGTACAGCGTGCCGAGGCCGCCCTACAAGGCGAGCCGCAGGTGAACGGGGTTCTCTTTCGTGGGTACAGCGACGTGCCGCACTTCCCCAGCTTCGACGATGCGTACCAGCTCCGGGCTGCGTGCATCGCCAGTTACCCCATGTACAAGGGCCTCGCCAGTCTGGTCGGTATGGACGTGCTGCCCGTCGAGGGCCACGAGGACGCCCTGGAAGGCAAGGTAAAAGCCCTGACGGACAACTGGAGCAGATACGACTTCTTCTACTTCCACGTGAAGAAGACCGACAGCACCGGCGAGGACGGCGATTTCCCCGAGAAGGTTCACAAGATCGAGATCTTCGACGACCTGCTCCCTCAGCTGCTGGCGCTGAAGCCCGACGTGATCGCCATCGTCGGCGACCACAGCACGCCCAGCAAACTCGCCACGCACTCCTGGCATCCGGTGCCGCTGCTGATCCGCAGCGAGTACGGCCGGAAAGACGCCGCCGCGCGCTACACGGAAGAGGAAGCGCAGAAGGGCAGCCTGGGCCTGCGCCGGGGCACCGATGTCATGCCGCTGCTGATGGCCAATGCGCTGAAACTGAACAAGTACGGAGCGTAA
- a CDS encoding dienelactone hydrolase family protein: MAELMLFHHAQGQTPGFLAFADDLRHAGHVVHTPDLYHGRTFDTLDSGIAYARELGFGSLLERGVSTADGLPDELVYAGFSLGVMPAQQLAQTRPGARGALLLHACLPASEFGGWPAGVPVQVHAMDADPFFVEDGDIDAARALVASVPETELFLYPGDGHLFADRSLPSYDAAATVLLTRRILDFLQTC; the protein is encoded by the coding sequence ATGGCCGAACTCATGCTGTTCCACCACGCCCAGGGTCAGACGCCCGGATTTCTCGCCTTCGCGGACGATCTTCGCCACGCTGGACACGTGGTTCATACGCCGGATCTGTACCACGGCCGCACCTTCGACACGCTGGACAGCGGCATCGCGTATGCACGGGAGCTCGGCTTCGGCTCCCTGCTCGAACGCGGCGTAAGCACGGCGGACGGCTTGCCCGACGAGCTCGTCTACGCGGGCTTCTCGCTGGGCGTCATGCCGGCGCAGCAACTCGCCCAGACCCGGCCGGGGGCACGTGGCGCGCTGCTGCTCCACGCCTGCCTGCCCGCCTCGGAGTTTGGCGGGTGGCCTGCTGGCGTTCCCGTGCAGGTGCATGCCATGGACGCCGACCCGTTCTTCGTCGAGGACGGCGACATCGACGCCGCCCGCGCGCTGGTGGCCTCGGTGCCGGAGACCGAACTGTTCCTGTACCCCGGCGACGGTCACCTGTTCGCCGACCGCAGTCTGCCGTCGTACGACGCCGCTGCGACCGTCCTCCTGACGCGGCGCATCCTCGATTTCCTCCAGACATGTTGA
- a CDS encoding TerC family protein: protein MNTEIIVILATLAVLEGLLSADNALVMAVMVRPLPASLQQKALTYVMWGAMILRLAGVLLASFIIKYWFLRAFGAAYLAYLVIAHFLKKGKDDGEGPKELTGSFWNVVISLNLVNLAFSVDSILAGVALLKPAMRDTATGFWIVVAGGIMGLILVRFASTFFLKLLDRFPALDDVAYVLIGWIALKLGIETVEQVSELYHLGISAHMPPAVFWTGMALIAGVGTFIATRKAARSEVQADADVRAITEQRNRAANDPLDGRIDGT, encoded by the coding sequence GTGAACACTGAAATCATCGTGATCCTGGCAACGCTGGCCGTGCTGGAAGGCCTGCTCTCGGCCGACAACGCCCTGGTCATGGCCGTGATGGTGCGGCCCCTGCCTGCCAGCCTGCAACAGAAAGCCCTGACCTACGTGATGTGGGGAGCCATGATCCTGCGCCTCGCAGGCGTGCTGCTGGCCAGTTTCATCATCAAGTACTGGTTCCTGCGGGCCTTCGGGGCCGCGTACCTGGCGTACCTGGTGATCGCCCACTTCCTGAAAAAGGGCAAGGACGACGGCGAGGGCCCGAAGGAACTCACCGGCTCGTTCTGGAATGTGGTGATCAGCCTGAACCTCGTGAACCTCGCGTTCTCCGTGGATTCCATCCTGGCGGGCGTGGCCCTCCTGAAACCCGCCATGCGGGACACTGCCACCGGCTTCTGGATCGTCGTGGCGGGCGGCATCATGGGCCTGATCCTGGTGCGCTTCGCGAGCACCTTCTTCCTGAAACTCCTCGACCGGTTCCCCGCGCTGGACGACGTGGCCTACGTGTTGATCGGCTGGATCGCCCTGAAACTCGGGATCGAGACGGTCGAGCAGGTCAGCGAGCTGTATCACCTGGGTATCAGCGCCCATATGCCGCCCGCCGTGTTCTGGACCGGCATGGCCCTGATCGCGGGTGTGGGCACTTTCATCGCCACCCGCAAGGCCGCCCGCAGCGAGGTGCAGGCGGACGCGGACGTCCGCGCGATCACCGAGCAGCGCAACCGCGCCGCGAACGACCCGCTCGACGGGCGCATCGACGGCACCTGA
- the trmH gene encoding tRNA (guanosine(18)-2'-O)-methyltransferase TrmH: MTPERYAKILRVLSRRQPTLTVLMDQVNKPHNLSAIIRTCDAVGVLEAHAVPPDDGRPLDFEGHTFEATSGSAHKWVRVRRHASAAQAVSDLQGQGFQVLATHLSQRSVDYREADYTRPTCVLLGAEKWGVGDAAASAADGNIIIPMFGMVQSLNVSVAAATILFEAQRQRLAARMYDAPQLSPAELRDRAFEWSYPDMSAEYRERDEPYPTLDDAGQIIL, translated from the coding sequence ATGACTCCGGAGCGGTACGCCAAGATCCTGCGAGTGCTGAGCAGGCGCCAGCCGACCCTGACCGTGCTGATGGATCAGGTCAACAAGCCGCACAACCTCTCCGCGATCATCCGCACCTGCGACGCCGTGGGCGTGCTGGAGGCGCACGCCGTGCCGCCGGACGACGGCCGCCCGCTGGACTTCGAGGGCCACACCTTCGAGGCCACCAGCGGCAGCGCGCACAAGTGGGTGCGGGTGCGCCGTCACGCCAGCGCCGCGCAGGCGGTGAGCGACCTTCAGGGGCAGGGCTTTCAGGTGCTCGCCACGCACCTCTCGCAGCGCAGCGTGGACTACCGCGAGGCCGACTACACCCGGCCCACCTGCGTGCTGCTGGGGGCCGAGAAATGGGGTGTGGGCGACGCGGCCGCCTCGGCGGCCGATGGCAACATCATCATTCCCATGTTCGGGATGGTGCAGAGCCTAAATGTATCAGTGGCCGCCGCGACCATCCTGTTCGAGGCGCAACGCCAGCGCCTCGCAGCCAGAATGTACGACGCGCCGCAGCTGTCCCCCGCAGAGTTGCGCGACCGGGCTTTCGAGTGGAGCTACCCGGACATGAGCGCCGAATACCGCGAGCGCGACGAGCCCTACCCCACGCTGGACGACGCCGGGCAGATCATCCTCTGA
- a CDS encoding DinB family protein: MTHPDAAPPSEQEQLAALRAAYPTPEDLISRMHRELDALDAVIRSAAPYWTTVQPGRDWTPAQEAEHTIVINEGSGRLVRLMLSDKDIRQPPEVPGVYRDGKRQAPSNTVPTGTHTPEELLARHAATRDLLTVHAPANPQRRYYHPFMGPLDALDWLRMAAYQTRHHRQAIERGLAALHPAP, translated from the coding sequence ATGACCCACCCCGACGCCGCGCCGCCCAGCGAGCAGGAGCAGTTGGCCGCCCTGCGAGCCGCCTACCCCACGCCCGAAGATCTGATCTCGCGCATGCACCGGGAACTGGACGCCCTGGACGCCGTGATCCGCAGCGCGGCGCCGTACTGGACGACCGTGCAGCCCGGCCGCGACTGGACGCCCGCGCAGGAGGCCGAACACACCATCGTCATCAACGAGGGCAGTGGCCGGCTCGTGCGGCTGATGCTGTCGGACAAGGACATCCGCCAGCCGCCCGAGGTGCCCGGCGTGTACCGCGACGGCAAGCGGCAGGCGCCGTCCAACACCGTGCCGACCGGCACCCACACGCCCGAGGAACTGCTGGCCCGCCACGCCGCCACCCGCGACCTGCTGACCGTGCACGCGCCCGCAAATCCACAGCGCAGGTACTACCACCCGTTCATGGGACCGCTGGACGCGCTGGACTGGCTGCGTATGGCCGCCTACCAGACCCGCCACCACCGGCAGGCCATCGAGCGGGGGCTGGCGGCGCTGCACCCAGCTCCCTGA
- a CDS encoding MBL fold metallo-hydrolase — protein MTESRPVIPTRHVTSGGVRVYRIPVPAFPHLPANVYLTVRGDPARPDHTALIDVGSGHEDSTAALRAGLEAVRTDFGEACSWTALSRIVITHPHPDHVAGLPSVRGLSDAPVAAFHTAVPVIERPQERRAAQQASVEKHLTWAGIPTDSAYAERLRRRAGNLALPQGVPVDTSLHDGDVLDGVFSVIHTPGHEGSQVCLRLDDVLFSADHLLPRNSPPLMPERMQPGAGLGHYLASLDRVEEQRGVTLALGGHNGPMPEWRSRIQHLRDRYADKQRDVLQAATEPRTVHDLMREVNPELKAVQALLLLDQTGALAEYLAARGELRETRRDDGAALFQRPVR, from the coding sequence ATGACCGAGTCGCGCCCCGTGATTCCCACACGCCACGTCACCTCCGGTGGCGTGCGCGTGTACCGGATTCCGGTGCCGGCCTTTCCTCACCTGCCCGCCAACGTCTACCTGACCGTGCGCGGTGATCCGGCCCGGCCCGACCACACGGCGCTCATCGACGTGGGCAGCGGCCACGAGGACAGCACGGCGGCCCTGCGCGCCGGACTAGAGGCGGTCCGCACCGACTTCGGCGAGGCCTGCTCGTGGACGGCGCTCTCGCGGATCGTGATCACGCACCCGCACCCGGACCACGTGGCGGGCCTGCCCTCCGTGCGGGGCCTCTCGGACGCGCCCGTGGCCGCCTTCCACACGGCCGTGCCGGTCATCGAGCGCCCGCAGGAGCGCCGGGCCGCGCAGCAGGCCAGCGTCGAGAAGCACCTGACCTGGGCGGGCATCCCCACCGACAGCGCCTACGCCGAGCGCCTGCGCCGCCGCGCCGGGAATCTCGCCCTGCCCCAGGGCGTGCCGGTGGACACGTCCCTGCACGATGGGGACGTGCTCGACGGCGTGTTCAGCGTCATCCACACGCCCGGCCACGAGGGCTCGCAGGTGTGCCTGCGGCTGGACGACGTGCTGTTCAGCGCCGACCACCTGCTGCCGCGCAACTCACCGCCGCTGATGCCCGAGCGGATGCAGCCCGGCGCGGGCCTGGGTCACTACCTGGCCTCACTGGACAGGGTAGAGGAGCAGCGCGGCGTGACCCTCGCCCTGGGCGGACACAACGGCCCCATGCCCGAGTGGAGATCCCGCATTCAGCACCTCAGGGATCGGTATGCCGACAAGCAGCGTGATGTGCTGCAAGCAGCCACCGAGCCCCGCACCGTGCACGACCTGATGCGCGAAGTGAATCCCGAGCTGAAGGCTGTGCAGGCGCTGCTGCTGCTCGACCAGACGGGCGCCCTGGCCGAGTACCTCGCGGCGCGGGGTGAGCTGCGCGAGACCCGCCGGGACGACGGCGCGGCCCTGTTCCAGCGGCCGGTGCGCTGA
- a CDS encoding trimeric intracellular cation channel family protein: protein MAGILAFAMSGALLGVRKRFDLFGVLLLGCVTAVGGGAIRDTLTGQTPPVFLRDETYLWAALLGAALAFAFGARLARFERTLSVFDTLGLALFAASGALGAINFGLGPLGVVFAGMLSGVGGGIIRDLIANEVPEVMYRREQLYATAAAAGAFTVWALHPHVTPFQAQFAGSAVVIVLRWISRHGWVRLPVRRLPEG from the coding sequence ATGGCCGGCATCCTGGCCTTCGCGATGTCCGGCGCGCTGCTGGGCGTCCGCAAACGCTTCGACCTGTTCGGCGTGCTGCTGCTCGGCTGCGTGACCGCCGTGGGGGGCGGCGCGATCCGCGACACCCTGACCGGCCAGACCCCGCCCGTGTTCCTGCGCGACGAGACGTACCTGTGGGCCGCCCTGCTGGGCGCGGCGTTGGCCTTCGCCTTCGGAGCCCGCCTCGCGCGGTTCGAGCGGACCCTGAGCGTGTTCGACACGCTGGGCCTGGCCCTGTTCGCGGCGTCCGGCGCGCTGGGGGCCATCAATTTCGGGCTGGGGCCTCTGGGCGTGGTCTTCGCCGGGATGCTGTCCGGCGTGGGCGGCGGGATCATCCGCGACCTGATCGCCAACGAGGTGCCGGAAGTCATGTACCGCCGCGAGCAGCTGTACGCCACGGCCGCCGCTGCTGGGGCCTTCACGGTCTGGGCGCTGCACCCGCACGTCACGCCGTTCCAGGCGCAGTTCGCGGGCTCGGCGGTCGTGATCGTGCTGCGCTGGATCTCGCGCCACGGCTGGGTGCGTCTGCCCGTGCGGCGGCTGCCGGAGGGCTGA
- a CDS encoding DNA repair protein: protein MARVKTKETTPTPSSPYAHLDAFDALMATAAVDSRVTALAESGADTQTLNEALTESLVQAQRRWGLGLHHLRHAAELVEDGGAADIALLTDGARTALVSAGSAAIAAAYAPMQALDERGLSLWGALSDGHRVPADAPFATLKALIEDARDFETHWMPGRGGALSRVWRSGEHLRVEVSRPASPQEALSDAAWDVITGIKDRTFQRELMSRSEEMGLLGALLAARHAGAGANLNRLPEAHFTVQAVVATLEGSEGRSAEGYRTALRAATAELEEHQAGKTRQLAQVLKHGLQGS from the coding sequence ATGGCCCGAGTGAAAACGAAAGAAACCACCCCCACCCCGTCCTCGCCGTACGCGCACCTGGACGCCTTCGACGCCCTGATGGCGACCGCCGCCGTGGACAGCCGCGTGACCGCCCTGGCCGAGAGTGGCGCCGACACCCAGACCCTGAACGAGGCGCTCACCGAGTCGCTGGTACAGGCGCAGCGGCGCTGGGGCCTGGGCCTCCACCACCTGCGCCACGCCGCCGAACTCGTCGAGGACGGCGGCGCCGCCGACATCGCGCTGCTCACCGACGGCGCGCGCACCGCTCTGGTCAGCGCCGGCTCGGCCGCGATCGCGGCGGCGTACGCACCCATGCAGGCCCTCGACGAGCGCGGCCTGAGCCTGTGGGGTGCGCTGAGCGACGGTCACCGTGTCCCGGCCGACGCACCCTTCGCGACCCTGAAAGCCCTGATCGAGGACGCCCGCGACTTCGAGACCCACTGGATGCCCGGGCGTGGCGGCGCCCTGAGCCGCGTGTGGAGAAGCGGCGAGCACCTCCGCGTCGAGGTGTCGCGTCCCGCCTCGCCACAGGAAGCCCTGTCGGACGCCGCGTGGGACGTGATCACCGGCATCAAGGACCGCACCTTCCAGCGGGAACTGATGAGCCGCAGCGAGGAGATGGGCCTGCTGGGCGCGCTGCTGGCCGCCCGGCACGCCGGAGCGGGCGCGAACCTCAACCGCCTGCCGGAGGCGCACTTCACGGTGCAGGCGGTCGTCGCGACCCTGGAGGGCAGCGAGGGCCGCAGCGCCGAGGGCTACCGGACGGCACTGCGCGCCGCCACGGCGGAACTCGAGGAACACCAGGCGGGCAAGACCCGGCAGCTCGCCCAGGTGCTCAAGCACGGCCTGCAAGGGAGCTGA
- a CDS encoding type I phosphomannose isomerase catalytic subunit, with the protein MTAAPPLPAFLPLTPRYYPRVWGGDQLAPPAPDGTPIGEAWIADGQSVVSEGPQAGRTVADLLAAHPDELLGHGLDASAGFPLLIKLLDPRDWLSVQVHPNDEQAREMVGSGERGKTEAWHILQAAPDAELLAGVVPGTTPDVLAAAIRHGSDILALSQRRHVVAGDTIFIPAGTLHALGPGLLLYEVQQASDTTYRVYDWDRPASAGRRLHIEDSVRVTDPRKQGEFRAAHDTLGLGELVACEYFTLRGVPGEQAQDTAGRFQIVTTVEGSLTLEAGLNSLELPLYATALVPATTGLYHLNGEGRALVARPG; encoded by the coding sequence ATGACTGCCGCCCCGCCCCTGCCGGCCTTCCTGCCCCTGACGCCCCGCTACTACCCGCGCGTGTGGGGCGGTGACCAGCTCGCGCCGCCCGCTCCGGACGGCACGCCGATCGGCGAGGCCTGGATCGCGGACGGGCAGAGCGTGGTAAGCGAAGGGCCGCAGGCCGGACGGACGGTCGCCGACCTGCTGGCCGCGCACCCGGACGAGCTGCTGGGACATGGCCTGGACGCCTCGGCGGGCTTTCCGCTGCTGATCAAACTGCTCGATCCCCGCGACTGGCTGAGCGTGCAGGTGCATCCCAACGACGAACAGGCCCGCGAGATGGTGGGATCGGGCGAGCGCGGCAAGACCGAGGCCTGGCACATCCTTCAGGCTGCGCCCGACGCGGAGTTGCTGGCCGGGGTGGTTCCGGGCACGACGCCGGACGTGCTGGCCGCCGCAATCCGCCACGGCAGCGACATCCTGGCGCTCTCGCAGCGGCGCCACGTGGTGGCCGGGGACACCATCTTCATTCCGGCGGGCACTCTGCACGCGCTGGGGCCGGGGCTGCTGCTGTACGAGGTGCAGCAGGCCTCGGACACCACCTACCGCGTGTACGACTGGGACCGGCCCGCGAGCGCCGGGCGCAGGCTGCACATCGAGGACTCCGTGCGCGTGACCGACCCGCGCAAACAGGGCGAGTTCCGGGCGGCACACGACACGCTGGGCCTGGGGGAACTGGTGGCGTGCGAGTACTTCACGCTGCGCGGCGTACCGGGCGAGCAGGCCCAGGACACCGCAGGCCGCTTCCAGATCGTCACGACTGTGGAGGGCTCCCTGACGCTGGAGGCGGGCCTGAACTCGCTGGAGCTGCCGCTGTACGCCACGGCCCTGGTGCCCGCGACCACCGGCCTGTACCACCTGAACGGCGAGGGCCGCGCCCTGGTTGCCCGCCCCGGCTGA
- a CDS encoding DEAD/DEAH box helicase — MTPTRTPSRPTSVNPVTSQPERTSDSVPAVRDWRAMLGDRTPTPVQEGAIPALLAGRDVITTARTGSGKTLAFLIPAAARGIGMRAVRGMRPEVLVVTPTRELAVQIRDVARELGMPAGRITGGITPGQTRSEATGKGLIAGTPGRLKDLITRNELSLAGLRYVVLDEADELLSLGFLRDVGDILRAAQTQTGSGHGGVHLQLAMASATFPAEIRSVAERFMVRPERIDIAPARHADADANAGDVMGGATGATHLLLNTTRDDVLNVAATHARDALSKPGGCVVIFCRTKALVKRRAERLNELLAGEVVSPLQGNMDQKKREHTMTLLREGKSRVLVATDIAGRGIDLPEVRLVIHMDIASTSEDHVHRSGRTARAGRPGVNLVLLIPEQRGLWQSVRRGLPEALHPPMSREETQIDRAIQEKQGQGSGGGVARQGGGHQPRGQGQARGQGQSGQRAQGQQGQGAGRSGGQSSGSSRAGSAPAGTGAGRVGPQPARGRGGRR; from the coding sequence ATGACCCCAACCCGAACGCCTTCCCGCCCGACTTCTGTCAACCCAGTCACTTCCCAGCCGGAGCGCACGTCCGATTCCGTTCCTGCCGTGCGCGACTGGCGCGCCATGCTGGGCGACCGCACCCCGACCCCCGTGCAGGAGGGCGCCATTCCCGCCCTGCTGGCCGGGCGCGACGTGATCACCACGGCCCGCACCGGCAGCGGCAAGACCCTGGCCTTCCTGATTCCGGCCGCGGCGCGCGGCATCGGCATGCGCGCCGTGCGCGGCATGCGGCCCGAGGTGCTGGTCGTGACGCCCACGCGCGAACTGGCCGTGCAGATCCGCGACGTGGCCCGCGAGCTCGGCATGCCCGCCGGGCGCATCACGGGCGGCATCACGCCCGGCCAGACGCGCAGCGAAGCGACCGGCAAGGGCCTGATCGCCGGGACGCCCGGCCGCCTCAAAGACCTGATCACCCGCAATGAACTCAGCCTCGCGGGCCTGCGCTACGTGGTGCTGGACGAGGCCGACGAGCTGCTGTCGCTGGGCTTCCTGCGCGATGTCGGCGATATCCTGCGCGCCGCGCAGACGCAGACGGGCTCCGGGCATGGGGGCGTGCACCTGCAACTCGCGATGGCCTCCGCGACGTTCCCGGCCGAGATCCGCTCGGTGGCCGAGCGCTTCATGGTGCGGCCCGAACGCATCGACATCGCCCCCGCCCGGCACGCCGACGCCGACGCGAATGCAGGCGATGTGATGGGTGGCGCGACCGGCGCGACCCACCTGCTGCTGAACACCACACGCGACGACGTCCTGAACGTGGCCGCCACCCACGCCCGCGACGCCCTGAGCAAACCCGGTGGCTGCGTGGTCATCTTCTGCCGCACCAAGGCCCTCGTCAAGCGCCGCGCCGAGCGCCTGAACGAACTTCTCGCCGGCGAGGTCGTCAGTCCGCTCCAGGGCAACATGGACCAGAAGAAACGCGAGCACACCATGACGCTGCTGCGTGAAGGCAAGTCCCGCGTGCTGGTCGCCACCGACATCGCCGGGCGCGGGATCGACCTGCCGGAAGTGCGCTTGGTGATCCACATGGACATCGCCTCGACGTCCGAGGATCACGTGCACCGCTCCGGGCGCACCGCGCGCGCCGGGCGGCCCGGCGTGAACCTGGTGCTGCTGATTCCCGAGCAGCGGGGCCTATGGCAGTCGGTGCGCCGGGGCCTGCCCGAGGCCCTGCACCCGCCCATGAGCCGCGAGGAAACGCAGATCGACCGCGCCATCCAGGAGAAACAGGGCCAGGGCAGCGGCGGTGGCGTGGCCCGTCAGGGCGGCGGGCACCAGCCGCGCGGGCAGGGCCAGGCCAGGGGTCAGGGACAGAGCGGCCAGCGCGCCCAGGGGCAGCAGGGCCAGGGTGCCGGACGCTCCGGCGGCCAGTCCAGCGGCAGTTCACGCGCTGGCAGTGCCCCGGCGGGCACCGGGGCCGGACGGGTCGGCCCGCAACCCGCGCGTGGCCGTGGCGGACGCCGCTGA